One Indicator indicator isolate 239-I01 chromosome 9, UM_Iind_1.1, whole genome shotgun sequence genomic window carries:
- the MYCN gene encoding N-myc proto-oncogene protein, whose translation MPGMVSKNPDLEFDSLQPCFYPDEDDFYLCGPDSAPPGEDIWKKFELLPTPPLSPSRAGLQEHPPGGASVPWGRAALGGCRPADPLDWASELLLLPPEADLWGGSDGGDFFETGLSVTNNLNSIIIQDCMWSGFSAREKLERAVSEKLQSKTPAAAVPPPPGAAGAAAGSTAAGSGRGELPGAVPECVDPAVVFPFPVNKRETAAGRAGTVVAVAAAGGGTLRGGRPPRPTGDSRASSSSGDDTLSDSDDEDEEEEEEEEEEEIDVVTVEKRRSSSNKAVTTLAVTMRPKNTTFPTVRTQQNELILKRCAPIHQQHNYAAPSPYMETEDAPPQKKLKTEVPRPVKPTIQPKSKSSSPRNSDSEDSERRRNHNILERQRRNDLRSSFLTLRDHVPELVKNEKAAKVVILKKATEYVHSLQEEEQKLLLEKEKLQARQQQLLKKIEYKRTC comes from the exons ATGCCAGGAATGGTCAGTAAAAACCCAGACCTCGAGTTCGACTCTTTACAGCCTTGTTTTTACCCGGACGAAGATGATTTTTATTTGTGCGGACCGGACTCCGCTCCTCCTGGGGAGGACATCTGGAAAAAGTTtgagctgctgcccacccctcCCCTGTCTCCCAGCCGGGCTGGGCTCCAGGAGCACCCCCCGGGGGGAGCCTCGGTGCCGTGGGGACGGGCGGCCCTGGGGGGCTGCCGCCCCGCTGACCCCCTGGACTGGGCGTCCGAGCTGCTCTTGCTGCCCCCCGAGGCCGACCTGTGGGGCGGCTCGGACGGAGGGGACTTCTTCGAAACAGGCCTCAGCGTGACCAACAACCTCAATTCCATCATCATCCAGGACTGCATGTGGAGCGGCTTCTCTGCCCGCGAGAAGCTGGAGCGGGCGGTCAGCgagaagctgcagagcaagACGCCTGCTGCGGCCGTCCCGCCGCCCCCGGGGGCGGCAGGCGCCGCCGCGGGCAGTACCGCCGCTGGCAGCGGCCGCGGGGAACTACCCGGCGCCGTGCCCGAGTGCGTGGACCCAGCCGTGGTTTTCCCTTTCCCCGTCAACAAACGGGAGACGGCGGCGGGCCGCGCTGGCACAGTGGTGGCCGTGGCAGCGGCGGGCGGCGGGACTCTGCGGGGCGGACGCCCGCCGCGACCCACCGGAGACAGCcgggccagcagcagctccggGGACGACACCCTCAGCGACTCGG atgatgaagatgaggaggaagaggaggaggaggaagaagaagaaatagatGTTGTGACAGTGGAGAAAAGACGCTCCTCCTCCAACAAGGCTGTTACCACCCTTGCTGTTACAATGCGTCCTAAAAATACCACTTTTCCAACAGTCAGGACACAGCAGAATGAACTGATTTTAAAGCGCTGTGCACCAATTCACCAGCAGCATAATTATGCCGCTCCTTCTCCCTACATGGAGACTGAGGATGCTCCACCACAGAAAAAGTTAAAAACCGAGGTGCCCCGTCCAGTAAAGCCCACAATCCAACCAAAGTCTAAGAGTTCAAGTCCTCGAAACTCTGATTCAGAGGATAGTGAACGTCGACGCAACCATAATATCCTGGAGCGTCAACGGCGTAATGATCTACGGTCCAGTTTCCTCACATTAAGGGACCATGTTCCAGAACTGGTTAAAAATGAGAAAGCTGCAAAAGTTGTGATCTTGAAAAAAGCCACTGAGTATGTTCATTCCCTtcaggaagaggagcagaagttactgctagaaaaggaaaaattacaaGCCAGACAACAACAATTGCTAAAGAAGATAGAATACAAGCGGACTTGCTAA